The DNA segment CCAcgtcaactagccacaatatgtgcgagaaattctgaaagttactttgacatcaagcattaccccttgactgatgtgaagtatagcGGGAAGCGAGTATTGTAATGTGCCTTTTTTACATTTATGACAACCATCAAGACATTTAGGCACTGttgacccatcatttgcttggacaggatgttcctcactgggaagtataaatgacagatattgtctgtAATTGGAGTagacgggaacaaccaagtcatgacactagggtttgccttcgtggagagtgagaatagGGAGAGCTGGTATttgttccttgagcgggtgaagcatgctattgttttggACCGGcctgatgtatgtttgattcatgatagacatgtacAGCTGTTGCAggttttgctggatatgcaatacggTAGTGTTCAATGGTGTGTAAGAGCAAAGTGGtacgacttgaagagcaggtggtgcatgatgCATATAGGTCTAAACTTTTACAGACAATTAAAAAATaaggacttgatgaatctttttaaGAAATTGTGCACCCAAAaccagcagagaaagttcaacgcactatgggcaagactaAACGAACTAACCATGAAGTAAACAACTGAGCTAGGAGACACTGGAGATGACCCGATTGCTCTTGGACtcatcccaacagatactccccagatagtaaggaggtcagggtcagctgtTAGAAACTTTTCgtagtggatacaaaatgagccaagagagaAATGAGCATTGATGTACGATATTGGAGGAGAAAAGTATGGGATAATGATAACTAATCTTGCCGAGATCTACAACTAGGTCGTGCGGGGTATGAAGTCCCTCCCACTTGTTAGAATTGttgaaggtattatgcatgagACTTGTAGATATTCCATTGATCGCTACGCAGCTGCTTCAAAGGCAATAGAAGATAACCGTATGCTGgatggatcgatgctatgtgagtatatggagaaggccacaaagaaggcacatatgcaccgcGCCAATCAGGAGGGAACTGTGGAGCACATGTTCAATGTCTTGTGCcgtgataagggtcgtaggggtgacAGACGTGAGCACCACatgcaagagtgcgtgcttaggattGGAACATGCATCTGTATGTGCCAGAAACCACAATTGTTACACAGGCCGTGTAAACACGTCATAGCTACATGTGGGGAGAACAATATGCTACATAGATAATATATTTCTcactactttatgaaggatcagatactgaacatatGGAACTATGAGCTTTATGGCTACGATATTATTGATAtgtttacaagtaatccagatccctcacgaatctatgtgccagaCTTTGAGAGGATAAAGTACACACAAGGACGTTGACAAACTCAGCTGATTcaaaatgatatggatgaattcgAGGTGGGTCCAAGGGTGAATCGATGCAACAAGTGCGATGAAATAGGTCACCATACAAGTACTATCCGAAAAATGCACCTAGTGTGTAGATGAGGTTATGACGACGATCAAGTGTCAATGTATTTAGCGTATCTCgatattatatttttaaggTTTTCGCCTTACATATGTACGTTGCATTTGAACCTTCcatttgtatttgattgtgtacttatatattgtaatatgttcatgtaactTTGTGTACGTGTATGTTATATGCTGTTCACGTAACTGTGTGTATACTTTTATGTAACAAACTGTTTATATTTTGTTTCAATATAGATATGACGCAACCACCGACCctcgagcttcttgaccctgcagtgAACAAGAAGCACCGCAACTTCTTGTCTGTCGTTCACCAGACAGAGTTAGTAGTTTTCCGACCATGTGGCCCtggggagctacttacgatcgacgatcgttggaagcaccggTATATCGCTAATTAGTTACGTATGTGcctgtttatttatttattacatgCTCTACATACACTTTATATTCAAAATGATTGAGGTTGACAGCATCTGGACTCCTATTGATGTGTCATTTGGTGGAGGCCCAAGTGACAGAGAACACTAAGGCAGCGACAAGgcgattctattttgaccgctcgTTGATAGCTACACTGGTCGACCGgtggaggcctgagacccatactttccacctcccctgcggcgagATGGCTCCAACATTGCGGGACATAGGttacctgttaggcttaccttgcgccgGAGCCACCACTGGAGTCATTGACGTGGATGTAGAttggatgaacgtcatgcacCAGTGGTTTGCCCCTATTCAGCGGACGGACAACGCACCCACCTACGTGCTTGAGTTCCTGTCGGATCCGcgagggcccacgaagaagtggaacctccagttccaggtaccttgcaatttaccttcccatttactttacgatttcaaagatattttactcatcgtcatttgcattacttcaaCCCTGCATACATCCACCCGGACACCGGTGTGTACTCGGTCTCGAGGCACTTGAAGGCCTATCTGCTTTGGTTGTTCGGCTGGCTTATGTTCACCAGCAGCCAAGGTcacctggtgtcgaggacccttgttccgtaCATGAGTTGGATCGTAGATGCGGAGCCCGATGATGTCCCCCAGTTGATCTAGGCCTCCGCTATCCTAGCGGTGACATATTGGGCTTTGTGCGACacgtgcacgaagaaggagccacaacCCACATTTGTTGGGTGCCCACTATTGCTGTAGTTGTGGTCGTATGAGCGGTTCACGATTGGCCAGTCCGTTGTAGACCAGTCCCCGTATATTGAGGAATGGTACGAGGAACCCGAGGAGGACGGACCCACGATGGGCTCGCATCACTCAATTAAAAGATGGATATAGCAAAGGAGATAAAATGAAACATATATCGCCTAATTTTTTCTTCACCCATGATCTTCAAAATAGTGATATTATAGTTCAAGTGAGAATCTAGCAGACTTATTCACGAAGGCACTCCCCACTTTAGTATTCAAGAAATTGAATCATGATGTTAGGCTGCGGTGACTTAAAGATATTAAGTGATATTGTCATTAGAGGGGTGAATATATGTGTACTTTTTTTCACTTGATCATGGTTTTtcccactatttttttttcttggtaaGATTTTTAACGAGGCATACATATTCACGATTAATGGACATCTAAGGAGGAGTGTTATGAAATCTTTATTTATATGGATATCCATAACCTCTATACTATCAAATCTTTAACCTTCACAGCATTAGTGATGTAGTGCCCTAAGCATCAATTCTTGAAATACTGTTGTTCAATCCTCCCACTCCTATATAGCTATATATACATAAGAGCTTGCATGCATCTAAGACGCGATAATAAGAACATATAATATTATCTCCCACTCTCTTTGTTATCTACATTCTTGCACACTAATTTTTGATATTCAATAAGTAGTTAGTATACAACAcaacacattttttttcttttctttccttttagtTTTGATTTGCATTTTTTCCTAGAAAATAAAAGAGCCAACACAACTTTGTTAAATCCTCTCAGCATATAACATGTTGGCACCCATTGGAATATCTTAGGATAGCATTTATTCATCACCAATACTCTTGGAtgctactttaaaaaaaaaaaccaaaactcTTGGATGCCTGCCGGTCATCCTGTTGGTCCCATATTTGTCATCAAGGTGGTCGGACGCATCATTATAAGGTCACCCCACAaaccctttctttttttctgattGAACCCAATTTTAATTTTCCCTGTTTTTGCACTGGAGGCGAACAAAATTTGAACAGCAGTAGTTCTACTGGTGCAACTCAGGTGCAAATGGCGCAAATTCACTAGAAACCTTAcctagaagttctaaaaaattctgaaaaagtCATGAGTTGTGCGTAAGTTTATATTCTACAACCATGCAAAATTTGAAGTTCAAAGTAGATATAGTTTGaaagatatataaaaaaaagacaaatttcaagCGTAGGACAAAATTTGTCACATAGTGCTATTGCACCTGAAAtttgtcctttttttttaatcctacAAACCAGATCGAATTGGACCTTAAAATTTTGCATGGATGTAGATCATTATCTCACCTATAACTTCGAAATTTTTGAAAACTTCTAAGTAGGGTTTCTAGAGAATTTGTACCATTTGCAATAATTGACCCATTTACCCTCACCAGTAAAAACACTGAAATAAGCAGTTGCCGTAACTGAACCTGCAGCAGCTGTGCATTCAATCATAGAATAGGTAATCCACTCCTTACCTTGACTGCCTGGAGAGCCATCTGAAATTCTGAGCCTCTTTTGGATTTATCTTGTACGGTGATTTGTTGCATCACATGATCAGTCTGTTCAGTTTTTGACAAACTGGGAAACTGGTATCCAATGCTATTCTTTCTTTTCAGATGGCATTCTGTTCTCTGCAATTCTACTTACCTTTCACGAATTGATGAGACAGAGACGAAAACAGTGTAGCTCCAGTGGTAAGTGTGCTTCAAGACTTACTGCAGTACAAAGTTTTTTAATGGCATTTTGGCATCATGGGATTACGCTGCAGTCAGTGTGCAGTCTTGACAAGCACAGCCGGTTGCACATGCTGCTCAACTGAAGCCAGATGAGTACAAGAAACACCACCATCACCAGCTAACCATCAATGCCAGCATCCTACACGGCTTTGTTCATCTTGTGCTTGGCTACAAGAGAGAAGATGCAGCTGAAGCTTGCATAAATGGCAACCCAGGAATGGAGCCAGCTCATCGGCCCGTGGCATGACGACAAAGCGAAGCTAATAAAGCCTCCAGGAGGGCACAAAGGAGGCCACCAACATCAGTCCAACAACTCCATTGACACCAATTTATTGGCAGCAAGGAGCTGCCCTGGCCCTCAAAAGCCAGCCTGTGAATTCCAGGATAACATGTGATGTTGCTGTGTTGGATGCCCACAAGATGATAGGATGGATGTGCAGGGTGACTTAATCATGATGTGTTTATTTTATGACAATTTAACAACTGTATGAAGCAACTCTCTGGACTCAACTCCTAGTACCACAAAATTTTTCTTACAGATTGAATGAAGAAATTTTAACTGTACAACCAAACAGCTCGCTGTCGATAACCTGCCAGGATTGCTCACCAAGAACGCAACACAGACTGCAATTTGAGCCTCAAAGCTGACTGTAGGAAAGTGAATGATTCTTTTGACGCGGCTATTTTAAAAGAGTTTGGGGAGGGAAAAGCTAGATTCTCTGAATTGTACAAGGAATAAACAAGGAAAGGATCACTTTGTACTCTATGCATTTACGCTTCTGCAATGGCATGGTAGCTAGGGAGGGAGAAGCAGATGGAAGAATTCGAGGATGGATTATGGAGGTCTAAGCAAGGCTCAGGAAATAccaactcggagtatccagaaATGTTGGAGCAAGACCAAGAGGTGGAGTTGGCTGAATCAGCTAAGGAGAAATTGATATTGGAGAGGCAGATATTGGTGAATGGATCGCCAACAATTCCTGACAAAATGCCTGCGACCGAGATTTTTGTTCCAACCATGTTCTTCAGGGTGATTCGATTAATCACTGGGAATGCAGCCGGATCAAAATGGTCATCTGGGTGGCTTGACCAATCACCGGTGAACGCAATGGCAACATTAACATCTTCCATTTGGACATCTGAGATTACTGCATCTCTCATATAACCTCCGCGGCCTTGTGCAGTCTTGAAGAAGATGCCTTTGGAGGAACCATGGATACGGAGGTGATTGACATGCACATCCGAGATCCCGCCAGACATCTCGCTCCCAAATGCAAGAGCAGCTCCTAATGAAGATTGGAGATCCACTCTTCTAATGTGAATGTCTGAGGTTGGCCTTCCAAAAGTAATGCCATAGTTGTCCCACCCACTTTTCAATGAGATGGCATCATGGCTAACGCTAATGCTGCTGTCTTCAATGCACACATTTGAGCATGAATCTACAGAAAGAACAATGCAGAAATGAGTCAACTTTAAGCCATGGTTCTGCAGCAGATCAACCTAGGTAGATCATGTGTAAAGTGAATAACATGTAAGCAATAATCACAGGAGATTTTTCTTGCTGTCTCCATCTGAGCGGAATCACTGATCTTGTTTTCAGATAAATCACTTGAATTTACTAGCTTCTCAAAACATATCCAAataacataatcacaacttAAACTAGCTGTAACTAGGATAGTAGGATATGCATCCAACCAAAAGCTAATGGATGATATTGAGGTAAATAAAAATGCACACTAAAGTAAGGAATGCATGACGATCAAATGCAGCGTTACCTGGAACAATCCCATCAATGAGTGGAGCATCTGCTGAAGTCTGAATTGTGATATTATGGACCACTACATTGCTGGTGAAAATGCAATAAAAGCATGTCTGTAAATAATTTGGCAATCCATATCTCAAACATTAAGTAGAATGGGGTGGagctagttttttaaaaatgtcAGAATACCTGCAATACACCGGATGTATACTCCATGCAGGGGAATTTAAGAATGCCAAGTTTGAAATCACAATTTCTTCAGAATCCACAAACTCAACAAGATGTGGGCGGCTATAGTTCAACTTATTAGAGCGAAGCCAGTTCCACCATGTCGAACCCTGGCCATCTATGGTTCCATTGTTTCCTGGAACAAGTATATTTAGTATCCAAAACAAACAACAACCAAATAAAATCCGGATGTGTCTCAGAAGATTGTAACTACCAGTAATTATGACATCAATCAGATTCTGCCCATTTATTAAGCTGCGATGTCTCGGACCAGGAAGGTCAATTCCTTGGCCATATGATGGCAAAGGTTCCACAATTGGCCATTGTGACAACTCCTGGTAAAAATGCAAATGCATACAATTAATTCAAATATTTCATTTACAGTAAGTAGGGTATCATTTCCCACAActaaaagaaagaaatgaaggGCATATGAAGATGTGTTCGCGTTTTTTTGGGCAAAAAAAGAAGATGTGTTCGCATTTAACTATTTTGTGATTCACATCGTCTGCAAAAGATTGCAGAGtactatctcttgttcacaacATTTCAAACTTGACGAGAATGCAATGAAACATAAGCTAAGCATGTCCTTACCATGCATGAAACTATATATAACAGACAAACAATCCCAATCAGCATGGTAGCACTACAACCAATTGCGGTAGGATTACAGAAAGCATCTTGGCTTCAAAACAATGCAACGTGATTTGTCTTTCCTTAGCTACTGCCCTCACATCGATAGCTACATGTCGCCCTCCAATACTCTCATCTATTAGGAAAGACAAAAGGAATAACTGGACAGTCCTCAATTGCATACTACACTATCAAAGGCCTCAGAGAATAAGGAATTAAAAAGTACTTCCTGAATATGTGCAAGATAAAAACGTCTTACTCACAAGTAACTGTTTTCCAGGTAAAACCATCACATTCGACACTTACTAGAAGGCTAGAAACATGTTAAAATCACTCCAATGGGACATCTTCCACCAACCATATCCAAACAAACGCATGACCTAGCCACTAGAACTATGCCGGGTCGCTGGCAACTCTCATTGCAAATGCAACCGAAAACGATAGGTAAACCAGCATTCATGCAACAATACCCCATCTGTTCAGCCTCTGCATCTCCAATTCTCCATCAAGTAGGTGAATTGATGGCCAAACCAACATGCTCCACACCTACTGCCGATGCAAAACGAAAATAGGTGTCTTAAACTAATCTATGAAATAGGAGTCCACTCCAACCAATGGCATTGCAAAATGTTCATGCTGATCAGACGGAAAAAGCTTGGTTTAAAAATATCAAACGAAAAAAGGAATTTGGGCAACAATGCGGTGGGCAACCTGGGCGCCGACGATGACGGCGCCCGTCTCCAGGAAGAGGGTGAGGTGGCTAGTGAGGTTGAAGCTGCCGGTGAGCCACCGCCCCTTGGGCACGTACAGCTGCGCGCCGCCCTTGTCGGCGAAGGACCGCAGGTAGAAGACGGCGTTCTGGAAGGACACCGTGTTCAGGGTgacgccgtcgccgacggcccCGAACTCGGTGATCGTCACGCTGTGCGGCCGCGTCGGCGCGCTCCGACCACGCCGCGCGCACTGCGGCTCCGCCTCCGCCCGGGCGAGGCCGAGGACCGCCGCCAAAATTGCCAGATACACCTGCAAGCACCACATCAGCAAAAGCACAGCGACCAGTCAGTGCTCAGTACTACCACTGCTCCCATGAATCCAGCACGAAAGCTTCACACTCCCAGATAGATCAGAGAAGCAAACACGCAAGAAAAGCGTGTTTAATCGCAAGATCTCAAGGGGAGCCGCCTCCACAGGAAGATCTCGATTTGGGGGAACGAAACAGAGCAAATCAAGAACAGTATGGCCCCCCAGCTCCACACAGCACCAAACGACAATCCAAGAAAACCATTTGGCAGGAGACCGCCGCGAGCAAGAAAAGAGGCTCCTTTTGCGTAGGAAACCCACGGAGAATTCAACCGAGGTGGTGATCAGACATACTTACTAGCTTCATCATGAGTCCCCCCCTTTGCGGCGGAAGGGAGGAGAGTGGAGCGGCGAATCAGGACGGGAGAGTCAGAGGAGACGAAGCTCCGACAAgcgcaggagggggagacgagTAATTCGCTTGGGATtgagggagagaggagttggcgcaggagagagggagagagaagagagagtggACGAGGTGGAAGAAGAAGCTTAAGAGCACGGGAGGTTTTGCAATCCTGCGTTATGTTACAGCTGGAGTCACTGAGGAGCATTTCCCGTCCTAACATTTTTTTCCCACGCCTCCTAAAATTTAGAAGCGAAATCAGACGACGGGTTAGCGGTAGGGTTAAGGTTTTGGGTTGTCGATGATTGATTCCTGGTAGGCGATAGGTTTAAAGAAAGGTATATGACAGTAGGTTTATTTGCTGAAGAAGGTGGGTGTGGGGCAGAGCGGTAAGGTGATGAGGATACTATCGATCATGGGCGACGGAGGATGGCCGGTAGGTAGGAGCAGAGATAGTGGCGGAGGTGAGTGGAGACGATCCAGTGAAACGGGTTTAGTGCGGCGGCGGATCCGATGGCGGGAGCACCACCGGAGATGGGTGGAGGAGGGTAGGAGGTGGGGGTGAAGATCCGGTGGTGGGAGGTATCGACGCGGTGAGGCAGGAGGTGAGTGGAGATGGTTAAAGGTTGAAGATGCATGAGGGTTGTTGGATCATATTTGATGGCTTAGATTCAtcgcatgatttttttttttaaaaaactagcaGCTGAGATATAGCATTTGCTTTTTCCATGTTCTTAGGTCATGCTCGGGTAGGGCTTTGAGGTTCGTCAATGTCGTTTTTAGGCTTAGAGGAATGCTCGGTGCAGTAGGTTTGCtaagtggtggtggtggatgcgGATGCAAAGAGTTGGGATAGGGGCGAGTGAAGACTGGCTTGGATGGCGGCGATGGGGATGTCACCAGAGACAGGAAGAGGAGGGTGGGTCATGGGAGCGAGATGTTGCACAGTGTGAGCTAAGAGgaaaaagagggggaggggagatgAACAATACCCATCCGGAAAAAGAAATGTTGTCCAATGGCTCATAATCATCGACTgtaatgaagaaaaaaaatagatgctTGAAATGTAGCATTTTTCATATTTGTGCATCTTTTATTCTAATATGTTGTTTATCAGTTGTGGAGATTGTAGTATTGTCTGTAAAAATTATGCTACTATGGTTCTTCCCCGGCTATGGCTACCTTCAACTTTCACTGTTATAATTATAAAGACGAGAAAGTTCTTTATTTGTCATCAAAAGATAGTATAATCTCTTATCTACCACTGAAACAATCGTGTTCCCTTCCATGCCACTGGTTGAATTTTTTGTTCCCTTGTTTGCCATTTCTGTCTATTAGCTATGAGGTGGCTATTAAATTGAACCAAAAAAGATATTTTTGCCCTCATATTCTTCCTTTGTTCCTCTTCCTAACATAAGCCATG comes from the Phragmites australis chromosome 22, lpPhrAust1.1, whole genome shotgun sequence genome and includes:
- the LOC133905287 gene encoding probable polygalacturonase, with protein sequence MMKLVYLAILAAVLGLARAEAEPQCARRGRSAPTRPHSVTITEFGAVGDGVTLNTVSFQNAVFYLRSFADKGGAQLYVPKGRWLTGSFNLTSHLTLFLETGAVIVGAQELSQWPIVEPLPSYGQGIDLPGPRHRSLINGQNLIDVIITGNNGTIDGQGSTWWNWLRSNKLNYSRPHLVEFVDSEEIVISNLAFLNSPAWSIHPVYCSNVVVHNITIQTSADAPLIDGIVPDSCSNVCIEDSSISVSHDAISLKSGWDNYGITFGRPTSDIHIRRVDLQSSLGAALAFGSEMSGGISDVHVNHLRIHGSSKGIFFKTAQGRGGYMRDAVISDVQMEDVNVAIAFTGDWSSHPDDHFDPAAFPVINRITLKNMVGTKISVAGILSGIVGDPFTNICLSNINFSLADSANSTSWSCSNISGYSELVFPEPCLDLHNPSSNSSICFSLPSYHAIAEA